The Dreissena polymorpha isolate Duluth1 unplaced genomic scaffold, UMN_Dpol_1.0 chrUn054, whole genome shotgun sequence genome has a window encoding:
- the LOC127863889 gene encoding oxidoreductase HTATIP2-like, with protein MSTVFVVGYTGATGKAVVNKLFHEESFKRIVLIGRRKVTLTIGDDPRFEQKEVDFDKLDDFKDVFRGCDTGFCCLGTTRSVAGKEGFIRVDRDYVVNCARIAKETGCRHFQVVSSTGTNKNSCLLYPKTKGEMEERITDMGFQRLTIYRPGFLLTDREETRIGEKLVMCCMFPVFKLCPTAGSVHVDLVAQAMINNAKRPFKPEGTSIIPNALIHEWAHS; from the exons ATGTCTACGGTGTTTGTTGTTGGATATACTGGTGCAACAGGGAAAGCTGTTGTGAATAAATTATTTCACGAAGAGAGTTTTAAACGAATTGTTTTAATTGGTCGAAGGAAAGTTACTCTAACTATAGGAGACGACCCCAGATTT GAGCAAAAGGAAGTGGATTTCGACAAGCTGGACGACTTTAAGGATGTGTTCCGAGGCTGCGATACCGGCTTCTGTTGCCTGGGGACCACGAGGAGTGTGGCTGGCAAG GAAGGGTTCATCCGTGTAGATAGGGACTACGTCGTTAATTGTGCAAGAATTGCCAAGGAAACCGGATGTCGCCACTTCCAGGTCGTGTCTTCCACAGGAACAAACAAAAACAGTTGTCTACTGTATCCCAAAACCAAG GGGGAAATGGAGGAGCGGATAACGGACATGGGGTTCCAGCGTCTGACCATCTATAGACCAGG CTTCCTGCTAACGGACAGAGAGGAAACCCGCATCGGAGAAAAGCTGGTCATGTGCTGCATGTTTCCGGTCTTCAAGCTGTGTCCCACAGCGGGCAGCGTGCACGTGGATCTTGTAGCCCAGGCGATGATCAACAACGCCAAAAGACCGTTCAAGCCGGAGGGAACGTCCATAATACCGAACGCTCTCATTCACGAATGGGCCCACAGCTAA